One window from the genome of Nomascus leucogenys isolate Asia chromosome 12, Asia_NLE_v1, whole genome shotgun sequence encodes:
- the AQP10 gene encoding aquaporin-10 isoform X1 has translation MVFTQALAEIMGHLRIRSLLARQCLAEFLGVFVLMLLTQGAVAQAVTSGETKGNFFTMFLAGSLAVTIAIYVGGNVSGAHLNPAFSLAMCIVGRLPWVKLPIYILVQLLSAFCASGATYVLYYDALQNYTGGNLTVTGPKETASIFATYPAPYLSLSNGFLDQVLGTGMLIVGLLAILDRRNKGVPAGLEPVVVGMLILAIGLSMGANCGIPLNPARDLGPRLFTYVAGWGPEVFSAGNGWWWVPVVAPLVGAIVGTATYQLLVALHHPEDPESAQDLMSSQHKASELETPASAQMLECKL, from the exons ATGGTCTTCACTCAGGCCCTAGCTGAAATCATGGGCCACCTCCGGATACGCAGCCTCCTGGCCCGGCAGTGCCTGGCAGagtttctgggtgtgtttgtgctCATG CTCCTCACCCAAGgagctgtggcccaggctgtcACCAGTGGAGAAACCAAAGGCAACTTCTTCACCATGTTTCTGGCTGGCTCTCTGGCCGTTACGATAGCCATCTACGTGGGTGGTAACGTCTCAG GGGCCCACCTGAATCCAGCCTTCTCCCTGGCCATGTGCATCGTTGGACGCCTCCCCTGGGTCAAGCTCCCCATTTACATCTTGGTGCAGTTGCTGTCTGCTTTCTGTGCTTCGGGAGCCACCTATGTTCTCTACTATG ATGCCCTACAGAACTATACAGGTGGGAACCTGACAGTGACTGGCCCCAAAGAGACAGCCTCCATTTTTGCCACCTATCCTGCCCCCTATCTGTCCCTGAGCAATGGCTTCCTGGATCAG GTTCTGGGCACCGGGATGCTGATTGTGGGGCTCTTGGCCATCCTGGACAGACGGAACAAGGGAGTCCCTGCAGGTCTGGAGCCTGTGGTGGTGGGGATGCTGATCCTGGCCATCGGGTTATCCATGGGTGCCAACTGCGGGATTCCACTCAACCCCGCCCGGGACCTGGGCCCACGTCTCTTCACCTACGTGGCTGGCTGGGGTCCTGAAGTCTTCAG TGCTGGTAATggctggtggtgggtgcctgtggtggCCCCTCTGGTGGGGGCCATCGTTGGCACAGCCACTTACCAGCTGTTGGTGGCTCTGCACCACCCTGAGGACCCAGAGTCAGCTCAGGATCTGATGTCTTCCCAACACAAAGCCTCAGAGTTGgaaactcctgcctcagctcagATGCTGGAGTGTAAGCTATGA